The following proteins are co-located in the Heliorestis convoluta genome:
- a CDS encoding O-antigen ligase family protein produces the protein MSKNKQKDNKQHHYISTFDLFPLLIVIALVPLIVYMNPIELEGIVKYYWPSEVNNDFFSYNKAIILMMATATAFFFFAIRFFLKNIEFKPMQIYIPLGIYALFIILSTLLAEHKSVAMLGFPDRYEGALVLLSYLLITFITLNIVKEEKHFKILIGGLFLSASIIGVIGVFQFFGMDFFKSDLGKQFMVPAAYSDIASTLNFTFGPYTIYATLYNTNYVGSYAVLVLPLAMMLFYSLRQQLPMVASFLLTCLIFATLFGSNSRAGMMGLLIAFILLAILFHREMRTQWKKTAALFTSFALILFVLNTASDGRTLGRLGNMTPAAQPVLMQSGESEFAVNQEAASEQASDSNSLTLLDIVMERNRIALLFDQDTLTFANEEGILQIVNQAGEALDYDYDEEKELIVFTDSRYDGYAFMLADNRLKIDLPRGFLVFEATEDGFMLFGPGGKLHDQIVLSEGISLFEGRERWGSGRGYIWSRSVPMLKDTLLLGYGPDTYAIYFPQEDLISKLNYMSNAYTIVDKPHNLYLQTAINTGLPSLFAMLAMFGMYGYSSLRLYGRSRFDSFYARTGLAIFIAIMGYLVAGFFNDSLVSVAPVFWVLFGLGLACNYLYEKEEEST, from the coding sequence TTGAGTAAAAATAAACAAAAAGATAACAAGCAACACCATTATATTTCTACCTTTGACTTATTTCCGTTGTTAATCGTTATCGCTCTTGTACCATTGATTGTTTATATGAATCCAATTGAGCTGGAAGGCATTGTTAAGTATTACTGGCCCAGTGAAGTCAACAACGATTTTTTCTCTTACAACAAAGCAATTATCTTGATGATGGCAACAGCCACAGCCTTTTTCTTTTTTGCAATACGCTTTTTCTTGAAGAATATTGAATTCAAGCCAATGCAAATATATATTCCTTTGGGAATATACGCTTTATTTATCATACTATCAACTCTTTTGGCCGAACACAAAAGCGTAGCCATGCTAGGCTTTCCAGATCGTTATGAAGGCGCCCTCGTACTATTGTCTTACTTGCTTATCACTTTTATTACTTTGAATATAGTAAAAGAAGAAAAACACTTCAAGATCCTGATAGGCGGGTTATTCCTATCAGCTTCCATTATTGGCGTCATTGGGGTTTTCCAGTTTTTCGGCATGGACTTTTTTAAGAGTGACCTTGGCAAACAATTCATGGTACCAGCGGCTTATAGTGATATCGCCAGTACACTGAATTTTACCTTCGGGCCTTATACCATTTACGCCACTCTTTACAATACCAACTATGTGGGTAGTTACGCTGTTCTCGTCTTGCCTTTGGCTATGATGCTATTTTACTCACTCCGTCAACAGCTGCCCATGGTTGCTTCCTTTCTATTGACTTGCCTGATCTTTGCGACGTTGTTTGGCTCGAATTCACGGGCTGGTATGATGGGACTTCTAATCGCTTTTATCCTGTTAGCGATACTATTTCATCGGGAAATGCGTACTCAATGGAAGAAAACAGCGGCATTATTTACTTCTTTTGCTCTTATCTTGTTTGTCCTGAACACAGCTTCCGACGGTCGAACCTTAGGTCGATTGGGGAACATGACACCAGCAGCGCAACCAGTTCTAATGCAAAGTGGTGAGAGTGAATTCGCTGTCAATCAAGAGGCAGCTTCAGAACAAGCAAGTGATTCTAATAGTTTGACCTTATTAGATATTGTCATGGAAAGAAATCGTATTGCCTTGCTTTTTGATCAAGACACATTAACCTTTGCCAATGAAGAAGGTATCTTGCAAATTGTCAATCAAGCAGGAGAGGCACTTGATTATGACTATGATGAAGAAAAAGAGCTGATTGTTTTTACAGATTCACGTTATGATGGCTATGCTTTTATGCTCGCTGACAATCGCTTGAAAATTGATTTACCTCGAGGTTTTCTCGTTTTTGAAGCAACCGAAGATGGCTTTATGCTTTTTGGCCCTGGTGGAAAACTCCATGACCAGATAGTACTCTCAGAAGGTATAAGTCTTTTTGAAGGTCGAGAACGCTGGGGATCCGGTCGTGGCTACATCTGGTCCCGTTCTGTACCGATGTTGAAAGATACCTTATTACTGGGTTACGGTCCTGATACCTATGCCATCTACTTTCCCCAAGAAGATCTAATCAGTAAATTAAATTATATGAGCAATGCTTACACCATTGTGGACAAACCTCACAATCTCTATCTACAAACAGCCATTAACACGGGTCTTCCATCGCTGTTCGCTATGCTAGCCATGTTCGGCATGTATGGATACAGCAGTTTGCGACTCTATGGGCGCAGTCGCTTTGATAGCTTCTATGCTAGGACAGGCCTGGCTATATTCATAGCGATCATGGGCTATCTTGTAGCAGGCTTTTTCAATGACAGCCTTGTTTCCGTAGCGCCTGTTTTCTGGGTGCTCTTCGGTTTAGGATTGGCTTGTAATTATCTTTATGAGAAAGAAGAAGAATCTACGTAA
- a CDS encoding sugar transferase codes for MNWTVIAKVLIDISIMNGAILIAFLLRLGFPVPNPNWEAYIFMLPWINISAFSLLTLYNLYTPGRRLWKDIFSSIICVVVLLFLVTLALSFLFYQFAFPRSVLIVSALLQLGLLSLWRYYLWNWTNKKLGPMKLILVGPEDKAIARALALRNESKELYAIQGIITEQESTGKASENHCNHLGTYANFEQIIDQAKPQALLFSEDIAKDLRNQMLEQTYMRNIVSFLIPDIHDILLIQSQATQEAGLPLFKIKEAVKKPQVSWKRLIDITLVMLLAIPALLLIALASLTMIIENPKAPLLFRQDRVGHNGKVFRLLKLRTMIPDAEKSTGPVLATEKDPRITRVGRFLRTTRIDELPQLWNVFIGDMSFIGPRPERPFFVEQFEKDIHGYQYRHQIMVGITGLAQVEGRYSTAVDDKLRYDLLYAKTVSPSTDARILLHTLKVMLLKDKAS; via the coding sequence ATGAACTGGACAGTGATAGCAAAAGTACTCATAGATATAAGCATAATGAATGGAGCAATTTTGATTGCTTTCTTACTTCGACTTGGCTTTCCCGTTCCCAATCCTAACTGGGAAGCCTATATATTTATGCTTCCTTGGATTAACATCTCAGCTTTTTCACTTTTAACTTTGTACAACCTTTATACACCAGGACGACGCTTGTGGAAAGATATCTTTTCTTCAATTATTTGCGTTGTCGTACTACTTTTCCTCGTGACGCTAGCTTTATCTTTTCTATTTTATCAATTTGCCTTTCCTCGTTCTGTATTGATTGTATCTGCACTTTTACAACTTGGCTTACTGAGTCTGTGGAGATACTATCTCTGGAACTGGACCAACAAAAAGCTAGGACCGATGAAATTAATTCTAGTAGGCCCTGAAGACAAAGCCATTGCCAGAGCCCTTGCCTTACGCAATGAAAGCAAAGAACTATATGCGATACAAGGTATCATCACAGAACAAGAATCAACTGGAAAAGCAAGTGAAAATCACTGCAATCACTTGGGGACCTATGCAAACTTTGAGCAAATCATCGATCAAGCAAAGCCCCAAGCTCTACTTTTTTCTGAAGATATAGCAAAAGACTTACGCAACCAAATGCTAGAGCAGACCTATATGCGCAATATTGTCTCTTTTCTCATTCCTGACATTCACGATATTCTTCTCATTCAATCACAAGCAACACAAGAAGCAGGATTGCCATTGTTTAAGATCAAAGAAGCTGTCAAAAAGCCGCAAGTAAGCTGGAAGCGACTTATCGATATCACACTGGTTATGCTCTTAGCCATACCAGCTTTGTTATTAATCGCGCTCGCTTCTTTAACTATGATAATCGAAAACCCGAAAGCGCCCTTGTTATTTAGACAAGATCGCGTTGGTCATAATGGCAAAGTATTTCGTCTCCTTAAGCTACGAACGATGATTCCAGATGCAGAAAAAAGTACAGGACCTGTCTTAGCCACAGAAAAAGATCCGCGCATCACCAGGGTAGGACGTTTTTTAAGAACGACTAGAATTGACGAATTGCCACAACTGTGGAACGTATTCATAGGAGACATGAGCTTCATTGGCCCTAGACCAGAACGTCCTTTCTTTGTAGAACAATTTGAAAAAGACATTCATGGTTATCAATATCGCCATCAAATCATGGTGGGTATCACTGGCTTAGCCCAAGTAGAAGGACGTTATAGCACGGCTGTCGACGATAAGTTACGGTACGACCTTCTCTACGCCAAAACAGTATCGCCTTCAACAGACGCACGAATCTTACTGCACACCTTGAAGGTCATGCTCTTAAAAGACAAAGCATCATAA
- a CDS encoding NAD-dependent epimerase/dehydratase family protein, with product MKVLVTGGAGFIGSHIVDALIKENHTVTVVDNLSQGKLEQVHQEADFYQIDICSPELIKLIKKAAPEVIIHQAAQIKVNNSIEDPIFDARVNLIGTLNLLESAAQCGVRKITYASSAAVYGEPAYLAIDEDHPVNPISPYGVSKYAPEMYLKHYKNIHNLDYTVLRYANVYGPRQDASGEGGVVALFCDRLIQGETLTIHGDGEQTRDFIYVGDVASANLATLTKGDGSIYNVGCNRPTSINELTKILSHANHQSIKTKYTIPRPGDIKESYLNSIKAQRELDWKPQWSLHKGLAETLGSYRKDNRHLRVKVS from the coding sequence ATGAAAGTACTAGTCACAGGTGGTGCCGGTTTTATCGGCTCCCATATCGTAGATGCCCTAATCAAAGAGAACCACACCGTCACAGTCGTTGATAATTTATCACAGGGCAAACTAGAACAGGTTCACCAAGAAGCCGACTTTTATCAAATCGACATTTGCTCTCCTGAACTGATAAAACTAATCAAGAAAGCAGCCCCCGAAGTAATTATCCATCAAGCAGCACAAATTAAAGTGAACAACTCCATTGAAGATCCCATCTTTGATGCTCGCGTCAATCTAATAGGAACACTGAACCTGTTAGAATCAGCCGCACAATGTGGCGTAAGGAAAATCACCTACGCTTCATCAGCCGCTGTCTACGGAGAACCTGCCTATCTAGCCATCGACGAAGATCACCCCGTAAATCCCATATCGCCTTATGGCGTATCCAAATATGCACCAGAAATGTATCTAAAACACTACAAAAACATCCATAACCTTGACTATACCGTCCTTCGCTACGCCAATGTCTACGGCCCTCGCCAAGACGCATCGGGAGAAGGTGGCGTTGTAGCCTTATTTTGCGATCGTCTGATTCAAGGAGAAACTTTAACGATTCATGGTGATGGAGAGCAGACACGAGATTTTATCTATGTTGGTGATGTAGCATCAGCCAATTTGGCTACACTAACGAAAGGTGATGGCTCTATTTATAACGTAGGCTGCAATCGACCCACCTCCATTAATGAACTTACAAAAATACTCAGCCACGCGAACCATCAATCCATCAAAACGAAATACACAATCCCGCGCCCAGGCGATATAAAAGAGAGTTATCTAAATTCAATTAAAGCACAACGAGAGCTAGACTGGAAGCCACAGTGGTCTTTGCATAAAGGATTGGCGGAGACGTTAGGAAGTTATAGAAAAGATAATCGTCATTTAAGAGTCAAAGTAAGCTAA
- a CDS encoding UDP-glucose dehydrogenase family protein: MHITIIGCGYVGLTTAVSLAYMGRCVHVIDQNEERIQMLRRSQPPIHEKGLEELLNQTNGRLTFGTWDSFEIKTDVVIIAVGTPSKENGDADLSYVEAVARELGQRLTPQVCDKSTSAPVIVNKSTVPIGSARRVQSIISQHLKERNIVTSISVASNPEFLREGVALHDTFYPDRIVIGSEDTQAAYTLREMYAPILEQTFSAPEFLPRPENYLLPAFIITSPTSAELIKYAANTFLAMKISYINEIAGLSEKVGADIQEVARGIGLDKRIGSQFLNAGIGWGGSCFPKDVQALIHTGEQYGYAMPLSQSAIDVNYRQREEVIKKLQSALKVLRGRTIGLLGLAFKPGTDDLRDAPAITIAERLIELGVHVKAYDPIAMENCRHIHPNLAIEYVSSSTELVNGIDALILITEWNEFIHLPYKLYGEKMRQKVILDGRNALNSQALRDAGFTYIGVGK, encoded by the coding sequence GTGCATATCACTATTATTGGTTGTGGATATGTAGGACTTACCACTGCTGTATCCTTAGCTTATATGGGTCGTTGTGTTCACGTAATTGACCAGAATGAAGAACGTATTCAAATGCTACGAAGGAGTCAGCCCCCCATTCATGAAAAAGGTCTGGAAGAACTATTGAACCAAACCAACGGCCGACTCACTTTTGGAACTTGGGATAGTTTCGAGATCAAAACAGATGTTGTTATCATCGCAGTCGGTACACCGAGCAAAGAAAATGGCGATGCAGATCTCTCCTATGTTGAGGCAGTGGCTAGAGAACTAGGTCAACGTCTTACCCCACAAGTGTGTGATAAGTCCACTTCAGCCCCTGTCATCGTCAACAAATCCACTGTTCCCATCGGCTCAGCTCGTCGCGTACAATCCATCATTAGCCAGCACCTAAAGGAGCGCAATATTGTTACTTCTATCTCCGTCGCCTCTAACCCCGAATTTCTACGAGAAGGTGTGGCTCTTCATGATACGTTTTACCCTGATCGCATCGTCATCGGTTCCGAAGATACCCAAGCTGCTTACACATTGCGAGAAATGTACGCCCCAATCCTAGAACAAACCTTTTCAGCTCCTGAATTCTTACCAAGACCTGAGAACTATCTTCTGCCAGCATTTATTATCACGAGCCCCACGAGCGCGGAACTAATCAAGTATGCTGCTAACACCTTTTTAGCTATGAAAATTTCCTATATCAATGAGATTGCTGGCCTCTCTGAAAAAGTAGGCGCCGATATTCAGGAAGTGGCGCGTGGGATTGGCTTAGATAAACGCATTGGTAGCCAATTCTTAAACGCGGGCATCGGCTGGGGTGGAAGTTGTTTTCCCAAAGACGTACAAGCTCTCATCCACACCGGGGAACAATATGGCTACGCTATGCCACTTAGCCAGTCCGCCATTGATGTGAACTACCGACAAAGAGAAGAAGTAATTAAAAAGCTTCAATCAGCCCTCAAAGTACTACGAGGCCGAACCATTGGCCTTCTAGGGCTCGCCTTCAAACCAGGCACCGACGACTTGCGCGATGCACCCGCTATTACCATAGCGGAAAGGCTTATTGAACTAGGTGTACATGTAAAAGCCTACGATCCTATTGCGATGGAGAATTGTCGTCATATCCACCCTAATTTAGCCATTGAATATGTCAGCAGCTCTACCGAACTAGTAAATGGTATTGACGCTCTTATTCTTATAACGGAGTGGAATGAATTTATTCACTTACCGTATAAACTATACGGTGAAAAGATGCGACAAAAAGTTATCCTTGATGGACGCAATGCCTTGAATAGCCAGGCATTAAGGGACGCAGGATTTACTTACATTGGCGTAGGAAAATAG
- a CDS encoding SDR family NAD(P)-dependent oxidoreductase, with protein MSVIVVTGAAGFIGSSVCHQLLDQDYQIIAIDNMNDYYDTRLKEWRLQKLKEHKKSKKNFTFYRCDIEDLESLTNICQKYKIDAIINEAARAGVRYSIENPHIYLTTNANGNLNLLEICKKHNINKYILASTSSLYAGQPMPFQECLPVNEPISPYAASKKAAEAMAYSYHHLFDLDVTILRYFTVYGPAGRPDMAPLRFIKWTLEGTPLTIYGDGSQTRDFTYVEDIARGTIKALKPMGFEVINLGNNHPDKISKLIELIEEKTGKKSIRQHKPFHKADMIATWANVEKANQLLGWKPEVSLEEGVERSVRWAKESWDWVRKVSV; from the coding sequence ATGTCTGTCATTGTTGTTACTGGTGCCGCTGGATTCATTGGAAGCTCCGTCTGTCATCAACTCCTCGATCAAGACTATCAAATCATTGCCATCGATAATATGAACGACTACTATGACACCCGACTAAAAGAATGGCGACTCCAAAAACTTAAAGAGCATAAGAAAAGTAAAAAAAACTTTACTTTCTACCGCTGCGACATTGAAGACCTTGAATCTCTAACGAATATCTGCCAAAAATACAAAATCGATGCCATCATCAACGAAGCCGCCCGTGCCGGCGTCCGTTACAGCATCGAAAACCCTCATATCTACCTAACTACCAATGCCAATGGCAACCTCAACCTCTTAGAAATTTGTAAAAAGCACAACATTAACAAATACATCCTCGCTTCCACTTCATCTCTCTACGCAGGACAACCCATGCCTTTCCAAGAATGCCTGCCTGTCAACGAACCTATTTCCCCCTATGCCGCATCAAAAAAAGCCGCCGAAGCAATGGCTTATAGTTATCATCACCTCTTCGATCTCGATGTTACCATTCTCCGCTACTTCACCGTTTACGGTCCTGCAGGACGACCTGATATGGCACCTTTGCGTTTTATCAAGTGGACTCTAGAAGGGACACCTTTGACTATTTATGGAGATGGGAGTCAGACACGAGATTTTACCTATGTTGAAGATATCGCTCGAGGCACCATTAAAGCACTTAAACCCATGGGGTTTGAAGTTATTAATTTGGGTAACAACCATCCAGATAAAATCAGCAAACTTATTGAACTTATCGAAGAAAAGACAGGAAAAAAATCAATTCGCCAACACAAGCCTTTTCACAAAGCCGATATGATCGCAACTTGGGCTAATGTTGAAAAAGCGAATCAATTATTAGGCTGGAAACCAGAGGTAAGCTTAGAAGAAGGCGTAGAGCGGTCTGTGAGATGGGCGAAAGAGAGTTGGGATTGGGTAAGGAAAGTAAGTGTTTAG
- a CDS encoding lipopolysaccharide biosynthesis protein: MKKSVTRLKKSKFIRNIAILMSGTAIGQGMMVAAAPILSRIYDPTDFGVLGLFTALVSIISVIACWRYELAIVLPKEDEDAANVLALACLIVLFMTGITAILVLLGRSWIAEQLGSSELGSYLWWLPISILGAGLYQALNYWSTRRKKFKQLSISRIFRSFGTVGVQLPVGLMKVGASGLVGGQVAGQAIATVVLGYQTWRNEKSFIYKAISKTKIKKIFIENNEFPIYGSPQALLNSISQNIPLFMLAYFFTPEIVGLYTLAHRLLSVPLGLISQSFKQVIYQKISETYNKEGHVYEVVLKATVGLAAVGFIPMLIITFAGPKIFSLILGEEWYFSGVYSQWLIIWMFLGFINTPTFVTAQVFKLQSFILVYEIFLIIFRSAAFIVTGLYFDSVASIAVYSVIGTTFNIVLIVTVLFYLRNYQQLNR; encoded by the coding sequence ATGAAAAAAAGTGTAACAAGATTAAAAAAAAGCAAATTTATTCGTAATATTGCTATTTTAATGTCCGGAACAGCCATAGGTCAAGGCATGATGGTTGCCGCTGCACCGATACTTAGCAGAATATATGATCCTACTGATTTCGGTGTTTTAGGATTGTTCACAGCCTTGGTAAGTATAATATCAGTAATAGCCTGTTGGCGTTATGAATTAGCAATTGTTTTACCAAAAGAAGATGAAGATGCTGCTAATGTTTTAGCATTGGCATGTTTAATTGTGCTCTTTATGACTGGGATTACTGCAATACTTGTGTTATTAGGAAGAAGTTGGATTGCAGAGCAATTGGGTTCATCAGAATTAGGATCATACTTATGGTGGTTACCTATATCAATTTTAGGTGCAGGCCTTTACCAAGCATTAAATTACTGGTCTACCAGAAGAAAAAAATTCAAACAACTTTCAATATCCAGAATATTCCGATCGTTTGGAACAGTAGGCGTACAATTACCTGTAGGTTTGATGAAAGTAGGAGCATCTGGATTAGTAGGAGGGCAAGTTGCTGGTCAAGCTATAGCAACTGTTGTACTTGGATATCAAACATGGCGCAACGAGAAGAGCTTTATTTATAAAGCAATAAGTAAAACTAAAATTAAAAAAATATTTATAGAAAACAATGAATTCCCCATATATGGATCACCACAAGCACTATTAAACTCAATATCTCAAAACATACCACTATTCATGCTAGCTTACTTTTTTACTCCGGAAATAGTAGGACTCTATACATTAGCTCATCGCCTTTTAAGTGTACCATTAGGACTTATAAGTCAGTCATTTAAACAAGTAATATACCAAAAAATAAGTGAAACTTATAACAAGGAAGGTCATGTTTATGAAGTTGTGTTAAAAGCAACAGTAGGTTTAGCAGCGGTAGGATTTATTCCTATGTTAATAATAACATTTGCAGGACCGAAAATTTTCTCTCTTATATTGGGCGAAGAATGGTACTTTTCAGGGGTTTACTCTCAATGGCTTATAATATGGATGTTCTTAGGATTTATAAATACTCCTACTTTTGTGACAGCGCAAGTATTCAAATTGCAAAGTTTTATTTTAGTCTACGAAATTTTTCTAATTATTTTTCGTAGTGCTGCTTTTATCGTAACAGGTTTATACTTTGATTCAGTAGCAAGTATTGCCGTATATAGTGTAATAGGTACCACTTTTAATATAGTATTAATAGTAACGGTATTATTCTATTTGCGCAACTATCAACAGTTGAATAGATAG